In Halorubrum sp. PV6, a single window of DNA contains:
- a CDS encoding AMP-binding protein — MTEDTHEEPSIVHEPSQAFVESTNVYEFMQAYGIDDYDELIRRTTEEVDGVGESGVEWFWDTMPEYLDIDFYEPYDAVRDDSDGPQFSDWYPGGEINLAHNVVDRHAAADAEERNSVACLFEGEPGDVREVTYHELSRQSNKVANYLESVGIETGDTVGLYMPMVPEVISILYGCFKVGAIAVPIFSGFGVEATATRIEDSECSVLFTGDGFYRRGKPLTLKEAADDAIAEAGHVEHTVVYDRLGDDAEVPMGARDEWWDDAIEGRDDEYDTKSLPSSQESMLLYSSGTTGKPKGIVHTHAGVQMQCAKEIHFGFDHKPSDRFFWVSDIGWMMGPWTLIGNHTFGGTVFMYEGAPDHPEPDRFWEMIDRHSLSTFGISPTAIRALRKHGDEWVEGHDLSSIRLLGSTGEPWDPESWQWFYEHVGGSEAPIINISGGTEICGCFLMPMPTQPLKPTSLGGPGLGMNIDIVDESGSSIADDNERGFLVARDSCPSTTKSLWSGDERYLEEYWSTWDDLWDHGDWAQKDEDGFWFLHGRADDALNVAGRKVGPAEIEGVLTEHDAVNQAAAVGVPDDTTGTAVVTYVVLEDGYEGSDDLRGELSALVGEEHGKPFRPREILFVSDFPKTQSGKVIRRAISSLYQGEELGDMSSIENPEALDEIEAAS; from the coding sequence ATGACAGAGGACACCCACGAAGAGCCATCCATCGTCCACGAACCGAGCCAAGCGTTCGTGGAGTCGACGAACGTCTACGAGTTCATGCAGGCGTACGGAATCGACGACTACGACGAACTCATCCGCCGGACCACAGAAGAGGTCGACGGCGTCGGGGAATCCGGCGTCGAGTGGTTCTGGGACACGATGCCCGAGTACCTCGACATCGACTTCTACGAGCCGTACGACGCGGTCCGCGACGACAGCGACGGGCCGCAGTTCTCCGACTGGTACCCCGGCGGCGAGATCAACCTCGCGCACAACGTGGTCGACCGCCACGCCGCCGCCGACGCCGAGGAGAGAAACAGCGTCGCGTGTCTCTTCGAGGGCGAACCGGGCGACGTGCGGGAGGTGACGTACCACGAACTCTCGCGGCAGTCGAACAAGGTGGCGAACTACCTCGAATCGGTCGGCATCGAGACCGGCGACACCGTCGGGCTCTATATGCCGATGGTCCCGGAGGTCATCTCCATCCTGTACGGCTGTTTCAAGGTCGGCGCCATCGCGGTCCCGATATTCTCCGGGTTCGGCGTCGAGGCCACGGCCACGCGCATCGAAGACTCGGAGTGCTCGGTGTTGTTCACGGGCGACGGGTTCTACCGCCGAGGCAAGCCGCTCACGCTCAAAGAGGCGGCCGACGACGCCATCGCGGAGGCGGGACACGTCGAGCACACCGTGGTCTACGACCGCCTCGGCGACGACGCCGAGGTCCCGATGGGCGCGCGCGACGAGTGGTGGGACGACGCGATCGAAGGGCGCGACGACGAGTACGACACCAAGTCGCTGCCCTCCTCGCAGGAGTCGATGCTGCTGTACTCGTCGGGGACGACCGGGAAACCGAAGGGGATCGTCCACACCCACGCCGGCGTGCAGATGCAGTGCGCGAAGGAGATCCACTTCGGGTTCGACCACAAGCCCTCGGACCGCTTCTTCTGGGTCTCCGACATCGGCTGGATGATGGGCCCGTGGACGCTCATCGGCAACCACACGTTCGGCGGGACGGTGTTCATGTACGAGGGCGCGCCCGACCACCCCGAGCCGGACCGCTTCTGGGAGATGATCGACCGCCACTCGCTGTCGACGTTCGGCATCTCGCCGACGGCGATCAGGGCGCTCCGCAAACACGGCGACGAGTGGGTCGAGGGCCACGACCTCTCGTCGATCCGCCTGCTGGGTTCGACGGGCGAGCCGTGGGACCCCGAGTCGTGGCAGTGGTTCTACGAGCACGTCGGGGGGAGCGAGGCCCCGATCATCAACATCTCCGGCGGCACCGAGATCTGCGGCTGCTTCCTCATGCCGATGCCGACCCAGCCGCTGAAACCCACGTCGCTCGGGGGGCCGGGCCTCGGGATGAACATCGACATCGTCGACGAGTCCGGGAGTTCGATCGCCGACGACAACGAGCGCGGGTTCCTCGTCGCGCGCGACTCCTGTCCCTCGACCACCAAGTCGCTGTGGTCGGGCGACGAGCGATACCTGGAGGAGTACTGGTCGACGTGGGACGACCTGTGGGACCACGGCGACTGGGCCCAGAAGGACGAAGACGGGTTCTGGTTCCTCCACGGCCGGGCCGACGACGCGCTCAACGTCGCGGGCCGGAAGGTCGGCCCCGCCGAAATCGAGGGCGTCCTCACCGAACACGACGCCGTGAACCAGGCCGCGGCCGTGGGCGTCCCCGACGACACGACCGGCACCGCGGTCGTGACCTACGTCGTCCTCGAAGACGGCTACGAGGGAAGCGACGACCTCCGTGGCGAACTGTCGGCGCTCGTCGGCGAGGAACACGGCAAGCCGTTCCGCCCGCGCGAGATTCTCTTCGTCTCCGACTTCCCCAAAACGCAGTCGGGTAAGGTGATCCGCCGGGCCATCTCGTCGCTCTACCAGGGCGAGGAACTCGGCGATATGTCGAGCATCGAGAACCCCGAGGCGCTCGACGAGATCGAAGCGGCGTCCTGA
- a CDS encoding Zn-ribbon domain-containing OB-fold protein, producing the protein MRAQREDGYDDLLDALADDDGYYYACPAGHGSLPPREVCPTCGDDELTTEPLPDTGTVVTFTEIAVPSPSFSGQTPVVVIADFGPVRLTGRFVDEPDRLEVGSAVAPTVASSPDGGRHVGVRLASER; encoded by the coding sequence ATGCGGGCGCAGCGAGAAGACGGCTACGACGACCTGCTCGACGCGCTCGCCGACGACGACGGCTACTACTACGCGTGTCCGGCGGGTCACGGGTCGCTCCCGCCCCGAGAGGTGTGTCCGACCTGCGGCGACGACGAGTTGACGACGGAGCCGCTGCCCGACACGGGAACGGTCGTCACGTTCACCGAAATCGCCGTCCCGAGCCCCTCCTTCAGCGGGCAGACGCCCGTGGTCGTCATCGCCGACTTCGGGCCGGTCCGTCTGACCGGCCGGTTCGTCGACGAACCGGACCGGCTCGAAGTGGGGAGCGCGGTGGCGCCGACGGTCGCGTCCTCGCCGGACGGCGGCCGTCACGTCGGCGTTCGGCTGGCGTCCGAGCGGTGA
- a CDS encoding metal-sulfur cluster assembly factor: protein MSAHTDPYARTDEATHVTPNTEFDDERKMRVKAELDEVLDPCSCMSDHPISILDLGLVESIAVDDRDVEVTLLLTSQRCTYFLDINDEVRERVEALDEFDACEVHQDTSGQIWTNDRMSTEQRKARRKRFHDQMDAAGVTPYAERSD, encoded by the coding sequence ATGTCTGCACACACCGACCCATACGCGCGAACCGACGAGGCGACGCACGTCACCCCGAACACGGAGTTCGACGACGAGCGCAAGATGCGGGTCAAAGCCGAACTCGACGAGGTGCTCGATCCCTGCAGCTGTATGAGCGACCACCCGATCAGCATCCTCGATCTGGGGCTCGTCGAGTCCATCGCCGTCGACGACCGCGACGTGGAGGTAACCCTCCTCCTCACCTCACAGCGCTGCACGTACTTCCTCGACATCAACGACGAGGTGCGCGAGCGCGTCGAAGCGCTCGACGAGTTCGACGCCTGCGAGGTCCACCAGGACACCAGCGGCCAGATCTGGACCAACGACCGGATGTCGACCGAACAGCGGAAGGCCCGGCGGAAGCGCTTCCACGATCAGATGGACGCCGCCGGCGTGACGCCCTACGCCGAGCGCTCGGACTGA
- a CDS encoding gamma carbonic anhydrase family protein: protein MQRTLEAMTPTVSESAFVSDQSYLIGDVVVGDRASLWPFTCLRGDGGATVVGEETNVQEFTMLHGAILGDAVTVGHNAVVDYATVEDHSLVGMGSRVLRDATVESDCIVAAGAVVLQDQTIPEGHLAYGAPAETKPLTDAQRDEIDRVHQHYVDLGRRYKAEGGFE, encoded by the coding sequence ATGCAACGCACTCTCGAAGCGATGACGCCGACCGTCTCCGAGTCGGCGTTCGTCTCGGACCAGTCGTACCTGATCGGTGATGTCGTGGTCGGCGACCGCGCGAGCCTCTGGCCGTTCACCTGTCTCCGCGGAGACGGCGGCGCCACGGTCGTCGGCGAGGAGACGAACGTCCAGGAGTTCACGATGCTCCACGGCGCGATTCTCGGCGACGCGGTCACCGTCGGCCACAACGCCGTCGTCGACTACGCGACCGTCGAGGACCACTCGCTCGTGGGGATGGGGAGCCGCGTCCTTCGGGACGCGACGGTCGAGTCCGACTGTATCGTCGCCGCCGGCGCGGTGGTTCTCCAAGATCAGACGATTCCGGAGGGCCACCTCGCGTACGGCGCGCCGGCCGAGACGAAGCCGCTCACCGACGCCCAGCGCGACGAGATCGACCGCGTCCACCAGCATTACGTCGACCTCGGGCGTCGGTACAAGGCGGAGGGGGGCTTCGAGTAG
- a CDS encoding amidohydrolase family protein — translation MLDSDSLVVDSVSHCFNHTPENHKHPHAQVWDDETYEMGAKILPDGYVPSEEVFYRDHQPEELARLLFLESQIDYSVYHSLPLDDYFHDGYVSREKGFEFMEQNPERVSMYVDVNPLEDDAGDQIEEYAAKDGVEGIKFYPARYQNGNDLSLQLTEDAVWPLLQRVADSEVDTLAIHKFIPFATAPVRYFKPDDIEDAANSFPDLNFEIIHAGFSFVEETVLAMASHDNVYANLENTACLVNTRPRKFAKALGEMLYWAGPDRIVYAGGATALHPQPPIEGIQNFEMPEDLIEDYDYPEVTQDMKEKILGKNALKLLDKDPEQIKKDIKGDKWDQLRQEREESGDYPAEPWSTYEADSALASDD, via the coding sequence TAGTGGACTCCGTGTCACACTGCTTCAATCATACGCCGGAGAACCACAAACACCCGCACGCGCAAGTCTGGGACGACGAGACGTACGAGATGGGGGCGAAGATTCTCCCCGACGGGTATGTGCCGTCCGAGGAGGTCTTCTACCGCGACCACCAGCCCGAAGAGCTCGCTCGGCTCCTCTTTTTGGAGAGTCAGATCGACTACTCGGTGTACCACTCGCTGCCGCTCGACGACTACTTCCACGACGGGTACGTCTCCCGCGAGAAGGGGTTCGAGTTCATGGAGCAGAACCCCGAGCGCGTCTCGATGTACGTCGACGTCAACCCGCTCGAAGACGACGCGGGCGATCAGATCGAGGAGTACGCCGCGAAAGACGGCGTCGAGGGCATCAAGTTCTACCCCGCGCGCTACCAGAACGGCAACGACCTCTCGCTCCAGCTGACCGAAGATGCCGTCTGGCCGCTGCTCCAGCGCGTCGCCGACTCGGAGGTCGACACGCTGGCCATCCACAAGTTCATTCCGTTCGCGACGGCGCCAGTTCGCTACTTCAAGCCGGACGACATCGAGGACGCCGCCAACTCGTTCCCCGACCTCAACTTCGAGATCATCCACGCCGGCTTCTCGTTCGTCGAGGAGACGGTCCTCGCGATGGCGAGCCACGACAACGTCTACGCCAACCTCGAGAACACCGCCTGCCTCGTCAACACCCGCCCGCGGAAGTTCGCGAAGGCGCTCGGCGAGATGCTCTACTGGGCCGGCCCGGACCGCATCGTCTACGCCGGTGGCGCGACGGCGCTGCACCCGCAGCCGCCGATCGAGGGCATCCAGAACTTCGAGATGCCCGAAGACCTCATCGAGGACTACGACTACCCCGAGGTCACACAGGACATGAAAGAGAAGATTCTGGGCAAGAACGCGCTCAAACTCCTTGATAAGGACCCCGAGCAGATTAAAAAAGACATCAAGGGCGACAAGTGGGACCAGCTCCGGCAGGAGCGCGAAGAGAGCGGCGACTACCCCGCCGAGCCGTGGTCGACCTACGAGGCCGACTCGGCGCTCGCGTCCGACGACTGA
- a CDS encoding transcriptional regulator: protein MVDVDCPVCGATASIGVPHDAAITAVSSEPDAAPNANDDSKTRRIRCPDGHELYVTFG, encoded by the coding sequence GTGGTCGACGTAGACTGTCCAGTGTGTGGGGCGACGGCATCCATCGGTGTCCCCCACGACGCGGCGATAACTGCGGTCTCCAGCGAACCGGACGCCGCGCCGAACGCGAACGACGATTCGAAAACCCGCCGGATACGGTGTCCGGACGGCCACGAACTGTACGTCACGTTCGGCTGA
- a CDS encoding thiolase domain-containing protein: MQAVRIAGAGSTAFGVSPERTGRDLFGEAARIAIDDSGVPRADVDRLCYGNFVGTVTERQGHQGPLMAAAAGVTAPATRYESACASGGVALKSAVEAVRSGAADVVLVGGMERMHNVTTERATEGLAMAADDLYESRAGVTFPGAYALMARAYFAEFGGTRAELAAVAVKNHRNALGNETAQFQREITPTDVLEAPTVADPLGLYDACPITDGASACVLVSEEYAAEHDLHAPVEITGAGQGTDSLALQQRESLTRTPATTRAATTAYDEADIAPGDIDLLEVHDCFTIAEVLALEGLGLYDPGAAIDAAATGETTADGDLPVNLSGGLKAKGHPVGATGVSQVVELTKLLRGDHVNSAAVPDATVALAHNAGGTVASATVHVLEVCA; encoded by the coding sequence ATGCAAGCAGTCCGCATAGCCGGTGCTGGTTCGACAGCGTTCGGTGTCTCACCCGAGCGAACCGGCCGCGACCTCTTCGGGGAGGCGGCCCGCATCGCCATCGACGACTCCGGCGTCCCGAGGGCGGACGTCGACCGCCTCTGTTACGGGAACTTCGTCGGCACGGTCACCGAGCGCCAGGGCCACCAGGGGCCGCTGATGGCGGCGGCCGCCGGCGTGACCGCCCCGGCGACGCGGTACGAGAGCGCGTGTGCCTCGGGCGGCGTCGCGCTGAAGAGCGCGGTCGAGGCGGTCCGGTCGGGGGCGGCCGACGTCGTCCTCGTCGGCGGGATGGAACGGATGCACAACGTCACGACCGAGCGGGCGACCGAGGGGTTGGCGATGGCGGCGGACGACCTCTACGAGAGCCGCGCCGGCGTGACGTTCCCCGGCGCGTACGCGCTCATGGCGCGGGCGTACTTCGCGGAGTTCGGCGGGACGCGGGCGGAGTTGGCCGCGGTGGCGGTGAAGAACCACCGCAACGCCCTCGGCAACGAGACCGCCCAGTTCCAGCGGGAGATCACGCCGACCGACGTGCTCGAAGCGCCGACCGTCGCCGACCCGCTCGGGCTGTACGACGCCTGCCCGATCACGGACGGGGCGAGCGCGTGCGTCCTCGTCAGCGAGGAATACGCAGCAGAACACGACCTGCACGCGCCCGTCGAGATCACCGGCGCCGGACAGGGGACCGACTCGCTGGCCTTACAGCAGCGCGAGTCGCTCACCCGGACCCCGGCGACGACCCGCGCGGCGACGACCGCCTACGACGAGGCCGACATCGCTCCCGGCGACATCGACCTGCTCGAAGTCCACGACTGCTTCACGATCGCCGAGGTGCTGGCGCTCGAGGGGTTGGGACTGTACGACCCCGGCGCCGCAATCGACGCGGCGGCGACCGGCGAGACGACCGCCGACGGCGACCTCCCGGTCAACCTCTCCGGCGGCCTGAAGGCGAAGGGCCACCCGGTCGGCGCCACGGGCGTGAGCCAGGTCGTCGAGCTGACGAAGCTGCTCCGCGGCGACCACGTCAACAGCGCCGCGGTCCCGGACGCCACGGTCGCCCTCGCGCACAACGCCGGGGGCACCGTCGCGAGCGCGACGGTCCACGTCCTGGAGGTGTGCGCGTGA
- a CDS encoding universal stress protein, with protein MYEILLPVDDNTDRAAAQARYVSGLPGATDDVTVTVAHAYRDEASSPGEEQFDEESPGVIKALDILSEAGIATEQRELYVPVAESVVELSDELGVDEVVLCGRKRSPAGKALFGSVTQSVALESTVPVTIVPA; from the coding sequence ATGTACGAGATACTACTCCCGGTAGACGACAACACCGATCGGGCGGCCGCACAGGCCCGGTACGTCTCGGGGCTCCCCGGCGCGACGGACGACGTCACCGTCACGGTCGCACACGCCTATCGCGACGAGGCGAGCAGCCCCGGCGAAGAGCAATTCGACGAGGAGAGTCCGGGCGTCATCAAAGCGCTGGACATCCTCTCCGAGGCCGGCATCGCGACCGAACAGCGCGAGCTGTACGTGCCGGTTGCGGAGTCGGTCGTCGAGCTGTCGGACGAGCTCGGCGTCGACGAAGTGGTGTTGTGCGGACGAAAGCGCTCGCCGGCCGGGAAGGCGCTCTTCGGGAGCGTGACGCAGTCGGTGGCGCTCGAATCGACGGTGCCGGTAACCATCGTCCCAGCCTGA